In a genomic window of Melanotaenia boesemani isolate fMelBoe1 chromosome 1, fMelBoe1.pri, whole genome shotgun sequence:
- the LOC121640944 gene encoding secretory carrier-associated membrane protein 5-like: MAEPNFPPLPEFVPLKPCFYQDFEEIPEQHRSMCKKMYHLWMLNGATLAVNLIGCFAWMFGGGGVTNFGLALIWLLMFTPCSYVCWFRPIYKAFKSDSSFNFMLFFFVFMAQVGISIIQSIGIPGWGVCGWLATISFFSYNIFIALIMLVPTIMFTAVASLSFIALTKIHNFYRGTGASMSKAQEEWATGAWKNPHVQAAAQQAAMGAAAGAMQDQYSTPQYNENQM; encoded by the exons ATGGCCG AACCCAATTTCCCCCCATTGCCCGAGTTCGTTCCCCTAAAGCCCTGCTTCTATCAAGACTTTGAAGAGATCCCTGAACAGCACCGCAGCATGTGCAAGAAAATGTACCACCTGTGGATGT TGAATGGTGCAACACTTGCTGTGAATCTCATTGGCTGCTTTGCTTGGATGTTTGGCGGAGGTGGAGTGACCAACTTTGGACTGGCTCTCATCTGGctcctcatgtttactccttGCTCCTATGTCTGTTGGTTCAGGCCCATCTACAAGGCCTTCAA GTCTGACAGTTCCTTCAATTTCATGCTGTTCTTCTTTGTGTTCATGGCCCAAGTTGGCATCAGCATAATCCAGAGCATTGGCATCCCAGGATGGGGAGTATG tggttggttggccaccatcTCCTTCTTCAgctataatatttttattgctttaattaTGCTGGTCCCTACAATCATGTTCACTGCTGTGGCTTCGCTGTCCTTCATTGCGCTCACCAAG ATCCATAATTTCTACCGCGGAACTGGGGCCAGCATGTCCAAAGCTCAGGAGGAATGGGCCACGGGTGCCTGGAAGAATCCTCATGTCCAGGCTGCAGCCCAGCAGGCCGCCATGGGGGCAGCTGCTGGAGCCATGCAAGATCAGTACTCCACCCCACAGTATAATGAAAACCAGATGTAG